In the genome of Pichia kudriavzevii chromosome 4, complete sequence, one region contains:
- a CDS encoding uncharacterized protein (PKUD0D02360; similar to Saccharomyces cerevisiae YDR416W (SYF1); ancestral locus Anc_5.519) produces MEKNWLVEGINENDLHFELQLLKEPKNEDVWNQYIDHKYQELVEASPGDADHHVLNSLKGALLKLYYRKYHIFDTFNSWCDFIELYIKFLNHLKAEELTSELMKIIRVFEVAAVTYAHNVEFWRKYIEFLFKYDRFIGLDYILRVCETSLREVDKMQHIQIWGLLFKYIKDPGFHIYYNLFTYISNCYKFDVNIPVIKEGSIPDIDATFKGLIKTLTSIEDLAKFDRVFNRICEPQLLLKVSDSELELHRKYLDAIINLSLKQQDGNEYNQKIETTYNKIVQKFPDQRGVFTVKYAKYLIKSNLFEDAMLIAKKTLDSTLTIKDFTLSFNFLTDALEKKVTELSEHEDDPKLKEYLNELESLLNNRELLMNDVKLRQNRNSPITWLERLSIFEKIGRQDQLFVCYSKAVLEIDPRKILNDEKLDMPQIWINYSKLYASNGDIETCRKLFETATKYPWTDVSQLEKIWIEWIRFEIDNNNAEHAKFICSKAISIPEQITSGKVDFEDDDLSVQMKLFKSLKLRSLYIDLVANFETIDDVCKAYEDCIELQVADERLIVHYCVYLLIHNRFEQGYYVFERNLNGLNGDVQCQLYDVFMERLLKDWNNLAMGKEKVREIFENGLRTFTDMGNYESLRDTYIRYSEFERKYGSQTRSLRILREGILTMDTHGDKFKLYRVLIQNTMKLLGIEATADVIKDALEELSVNLPGYTTELVKELIDIEVLLGHTERARKVLEYAAQEIMEFGKTKTAKSDIWELFKTFEIKNGSESTYKEMLRRKRYLENKYGSSRDAGDELNKPKYSSTNTEVAKQLNDRVGFVPSSSSSKLETEAALPKKTTVQNNDAIELDMD; encoded by the coding sequence ATGGAGAAAAATTGGCTTGTTGAAGGAATAAACGAGAATGATTTGCATTTTGAATTACAGTTACTGAAAGAACctaaaaatgaagatgttTGGAACCAATATATTGATCATAAATATCAGGAACTAGTTGAAGCATCTCCAGGAGATGCGGATCACCATGTCTTGAATTCACTTAAGGGTGCTTTGTTGAAACTGTACTATAGAAAATACCATATATTCGATACATTCAATTCATGGTGTGATTTTATTGAACTTTATattaaatttttgaatcaCCTAAAAGCTGAGGAATTAACCTCTGAGCTTATGAAGATTATACGAGTTTTCGAAGTGGCAGCAGTGACATATGCGCATAATGTAGAGTTCTGGAGGaaatatattgaatttCTATTCAAATATGATCGGTTTATAGGGCTGGACTATATATTAAGGGTGTGTGAAACGAGTCTACGAGAAGTTGATAAAATGCAACACATACAAATATGGGGCCTATTATTCAAGTACATTAAAGATCCAGGTTTCCACATTTACTACAATTTATTCACATACATTTCAAATTGCTATAAATTTGATGTTAACATTCCAGTTATAAAAGAAGGATCTATACCTGATATAGATGCTACGTTTAAAGGACTTATAAAAACTCTTACCTCCATTGAGGATTTAGCTAAGTTCGATAGAGTGTTCAATAGAATATGCGAGCCACAGCTGCTTCTCAAAGTTTCAGATTCAGAACTCGAACTGCATAGGAAATACCTCGATGCTATTATAAACCTTTCATTAAAGCAGCAAGATGGAAACGaatataatcaaaaaatCGAAACTACATACAATAAAATCGTCCAGAAATTTCCTGATCAAAGAGGAGTATTCACAGTCAAATATGCAAAATATTTAATCAAGTCCAATTTATTTGAGGATGCCATGTTAATAGCCAAAAAAACACTTGACTCTACGCTAACTATAAAAGATTTCACTTtatcttttaattttctcACAGATGCattggagaaaaaagtCACGGAACTTTCAGAGCACGAGGACGACCCAAAACTTAAAGAATATCTTAACGAACTTGAAAGTTTATTGAATAATCGAGAACTTCTGATGAACGATGTTAAGTTGAGGCAGAATCGAAACAGCCCCATTACTTGGCTGGAGAGGTTGTCGATATTTGAGAAGATTGGTCGACAAGACCAACTGTTTGTATGCTATTCGAAGGCTGTTTTAGAAATCGATCCCAGAAAGATTCtgaatgatgaaaaattagaCATGCCACAAATTTGGATTAATTATTCAAAGCTGTATGCGTCAAATGGGGATATAGAAACATGTCgaaaattatttgaaactgCTACAAAATATCCTTGGACGGACGTCTCacaattagaaaaaatatggatTGAATGGATAAGATTTGAAATCGATAATAACAATGCAGAACATGCAAAGTTTATCTGTAGTAAAGCCATCAGTATTCCGGAGCAGATTACCAGTGGtaaagttgattttgaggatGATGACTTAAGTGTGCAGATGAAGCTTTTCAAGAGCTTGAAGCTAAGAAGTCTATACATTGATCTTGTTGCCAACTTTGAAACCATTGATGATGTCTGTAAAGCATATGAAGATTGCATTGAGTTGCAAGTTGCTGATGAAAGACTTATAGTCCATTATTGTGTTTATTTGCTAATACATAATCGCTTTGAGCAGGGCTACtatgtttttgaaagaaaccTCAACGGCCTAAATGGGGATGTCCAGTGTCAACTTTATGATGTGTTTATGGAGAGACTGCTGAAAGACTGGAATAATTTGGCAATGggtaaagaaaaagtacgtgaaatttttgaaaatgggCTAAGAACATTTACTGACATGGGTAACTATGAAAGTTTGAGAGACACCTATATAAGGTACTCGGAATTTGAACGCAAATACGGTTCCCAGACCCGTAGTTTAAGGATCTTAAGGGAAGGTATTTTAACTATGGACACACATGGAGATAAATTTAAGCTTTACAGAGTTCTAATCCAAAACACCATGAAATTGCTGGGAATAGAGGCAACGGCTGATGTTATCAAAGATGCACTAGAGGAGTTATCTGTTAACCTTCCAGGGTATACCACAGAACTGGTGAAAGAACTGATCGATATCGAGGTACTTTTGGGACATACAGAACGTGCAAGGAAAGTTCTAGAGTACGCAGCCCAGGAGATAATGGAGTTTGGTAAAACCAAAACAGCTAAATCTGATATCTGGGAGctattcaaaacttttgagATCAAAAACGGCTCCGAAAGCACATACAAGGAGATGTTGCGGAGAAAAAGATACCTCGAGAATAAGTACGGCTCTAGTCGTGATGCTGGAGACGAACTTAATAAACCAAAATACAGCTCAACAAATACGGAGGTTGCTAAACAGTTGAATGACCGTGTGGGATTTGTGCCATCATCCAGTAGTTCGAAATTAGAAACAGAAGCTGCtcttccaaagaaaacaacagtCCAAAATAACGATGCCATTGAGCTTGACATGGATTGA
- a CDS encoding uncharacterized protein (PKUD0D02350; similar to Saccharomyces cerevisiae YEL051W (VMA8); ancestral locus Anc_5.518) translates to MSGAANREQVFPTRMTLGVMKTKLKGAQTGHSLLKRKSEALTKRFRDITKRIDDAKRKMGRVMQTAAFSLAEVSYATGGNIGFQVQESISNNARFKVKAKQENVSGVYLPQFEADINENINDFKMTGLGRGGQQVQRAREVYSKAVETLVDLASLQTAFVILDDVIKVTNRRVNAIEHVIIPRTENTISYINSELDELDREEFYRLKKVQEKKQIAVAAADAEVAAKKAALQAKELAEKEDDTEKLVVKDETIKNEQEALENGDKEGTSANTLVTENEEDVIF, encoded by the exons ATGTCAGGAGCAGCAAACAG AGAACAGGTGTTTCCAACGCGTATGACGTTGGGTGTCATGAAGACGAAACTAAAGGGAGCCCAAACGGGACATTCTTTactaaaaagaaaatccGAAGCTTTGACCAAGAGATTTAGAGATATAACAAAAAGAATTGATGATGCAAAGAGAAAGATGGGTCGTGTGATGCAAACCGCAGCATTTTCTCTAGCTGAAGTTTCATATGCTACTGGAGGTAACATAGGATTCCAAGTACAAGAAAGTATTAGTAATAATGCGAGGTTTAAAGTGAAGGCTAAGCAGGAAAACGTTTCTGGTGTTTATTTACCGCAATTTGAAGCCGATAtaaatgaaaacatcaacgatttcaaaatgaCTGGTTTGGGCAGAGGTGGACAACAAGTTCAAAGAGCAAGAGAAGTTTATAGTAAAGCAGTTGAAACTTTAGTTGATTTAGCATCGTTACAAACGGCGTTCGTTATATTAGATGATGTGATCAAAGTCACAAATAGAAGAGTCAATGCCATTGAACATGTTATTATCCCAAGGACGGAAAATACGATTTCCTACATTAATTCAGAACTAGATGAGTTAGATAGAGAGGAGTTCTATAGATTGAAAAAAGtccaagaaaagaaacaaatagCAGTAGCAGCTGCCGATGCCGAGGTTGCCGCAAAGAAGGCAGCCCTTCAAGCAAAAGAACTTGCAGAAAAAGAGGACGATACAGAGAAGCTTGTTGTTAAAGATGAAACTATCAAGAATGAGCAGGAAGCTTTAGAGAATGGTGACAAAGAAGGCACAAGTGCAAACACATTGGTCAcggaaaatgaaga
- a CDS encoding uncharacterized protein (PKUD0D02370; similar to Saccharomyces cerevisiae YEL052W (AFG1); ancestral locus Anc_5.520), whose protein sequence is MTKLLLVKTFSQFPVLRLATETHLRQSSYYYFRRFASTPASFDTDTSQQSNSQGSVTHEQQYSPLDLYDKKVSEGKLKNDQFQRGILTSMEHLYHDLQAYTPPDVKEPDITATSSSSSFSFNRLMTSLFSPRKMGFQDSESSKVPHGIYLYGDVGCGKTMLMDLFYDTVPSHLTKRRLHFHQFMQNIHKRAHELKVQHNHREDIDVMPYIAWELSKESTVLCFDEFQVTDVADAMLLRRLMDYVLRSDHGLVLFATSNRAPDDLYINGIQRESFIPCIELIKNCTHVIYLNSPTDYRKIPRPVSSAFYFPKPGVGYLSKACKRERREHIQNWYSFFSQGHPAEDNIKLKIWGRDLNIPKASPPYVAQFTFKELCGNALAAGDYLTLANSFESIIVTDIPYLTINMRDEVRRFITFLDAVYDHHTRIAVTAAAPFSDIFVEPENLGDNLYELSNKTDEEIDYKLENDALVTKHGFDKNIARKAFMFAHLDEERFAFARALSRLTQMGTQHWIDEVKPKA, encoded by the coding sequence ATGACAAAGCTGCTGTTGGTGAAAACATTTAGTCAATTCCCTGTCCTCAGGCTCGCAACAGAAACCCACCTGAGACAATCtagttattattattttcgTCGATTTGCATCTACACCTGCATCTTTCGATACTGATACATCTCAACAATCCAATTCTCAAGGTTCAGTTACTCATGAGCAACAATATTCACCCCTTGATTTGTATGACAAAAAAGTTTCTGAGGGGAAGTTAAAAAATGATCAGTTCCAGAGAGGGATACTTACCAGCATGGAACATTTGTACCATGATTTGCAAGCATATACACCACCTGATGTTAAGGAGCCCGATATTACAGCAACTTCTAGCTCTAGctcattttcctttaataGGTTGATGACTTCACTGTTTTCTCCAAGAAAAATGGGATTTCAAGATTCCGAAAGCAGTAAAGTACCCCATGGTATATATCTTTACGGTGATGTTGGGTGTGGGAAAACTATGCTCATGGATTTATTCTATGATACTGTGCCATCCCATCTGACAAAAAGAAGACTACATTTCCATCAATTTATGCAGAACATCCACAAGAGAGCCCACGAACTAAAGGTTCAACATAATCACCGGGAAGATATAGATGTGATGCCATACATTGCCTGGGAATTGTCCAAGGAGTCAACGGTGTTgtgttttgatgaattccAAGTCACTGATGTCGCCGATGCTATGCTACTCCGACGCTTAATGGATTATGTTCTTAGAAGCGATCATGGATTAGTGCTATTTGCAACCTCTAATAGAGCCCCTGATGACTTATACATCAACGGTATTCAGAGAGAGTCGTTTATTCCATGTATCGAACTGATTAAGAACTGCACGCATGTTATCTACTTAAATTCACCAACTGATTACAGAAAAATTCCAAGGCCGGTCTCGTCTGCGTTTTATTTCCCAAAACCAGGAGTTGGTTATTTATCCAAGGCATGTAAAAGGGAAAGGCGAGAGCATATACAAAACTGgtattcttttttctcGCAGGGGCACCCGGCAGAGGATAACATCAAGCTCAAAATTTGGGGCAGAGATCTCAACATTCCAAAAGCTTCTCCTCCCTATGTGGCGCAATTCACATTTAAAGAGTTATGTGGTAATGCATTAGCTGCAGGTGATTATTTAACTTTGGCTAACAGCTTTGAGTCGATTATCGTCACTGATATTCCTTACCTTACAATTAACATGCGTGATGAAGTGAGAAGATTTATTACCTTTTTAGATGCAGTGTATGATCATCACACTAGAATAGCTGTTACTGCTGCAGCCCCATTTTCTGATATATTTGTTGAACCCGAAAATCTCGGTGACAATCTTTACGAATTGAGTAACAAgactgatgaagaaattgactATAAGCTGGAAAATGACGCCTTGGTTACTAAGCACggttttgataaaaacaTTGCTCGGAAAGCTTTCATGTTTGCCCATTTAGATGAAGAAAGATTTGCCTTTGCTAGAGCATTAAGTAGATTAACACAAATGGGTACTCAACATTGGATAGATGAAGTCAAACCAAAAGCTTGA